One genomic segment of Halalkalicoccus tibetensis includes these proteins:
- a CDS encoding ornithine cyclodeaminase family protein, which produces MVRILSESDVAALLDLGELLPVIEDAFLAQGRGEVERPERPHFPVGIGLDDEPLGTGLTMPAYVHGAERYATKLASVHPGNPERGLSTVNAQIAVTDARTGLPEAYMDGTRVTGARTGCIAGLAARDLASDPLRVGIIGAGTQARWGTRAIAAGSDLEEVRIYSPSDSKRRCAADLTERGITAKPVGSPEDAVAGADVVLTATTSEEPVFPGSALAPDALVVAVGAYSGEMRELDGETIERSEAVLADVPEEAIETGDLRDSGLSAADLVPLSDVFEGGFTRPEGVVVVSSVGSAVLDAATADHLVERAESQDRGRVVSLE; this is translated from the coding sequence ATGGTTCGGATCCTCTCGGAGTCGGACGTCGCCGCGCTGCTCGACCTCGGGGAGCTGCTTCCCGTCATCGAGGACGCCTTCCTCGCGCAGGGCCGCGGCGAGGTCGAGCGCCCCGAACGCCCGCATTTCCCGGTCGGAATCGGATTGGACGACGAACCCCTCGGAACCGGACTGACGATGCCCGCGTACGTCCACGGCGCCGAGCGCTACGCGACGAAGCTCGCGAGCGTCCACCCGGGGAATCCCGAACGAGGGCTCTCGACCGTCAACGCCCAGATCGCCGTCACGGACGCTCGGACGGGGCTGCCCGAAGCGTACATGGACGGCACCCGGGTGACGGGCGCGCGGACGGGCTGTATCGCCGGGCTCGCCGCCCGCGATCTGGCGAGCGACCCCCTTCGAGTGGGCATCATCGGCGCGGGCACGCAGGCGCGCTGGGGGACCCGCGCGATCGCCGCCGGGAGCGACCTCGAGGAGGTCCGGATCTACTCGCCGAGCGACTCCAAACGCCGGTGTGCGGCGGATCTGACCGAGCGGGGGATCACGGCGAAGCCGGTCGGCTCGCCCGAGGACGCGGTCGCCGGCGCCGACGTCGTCCTGACGGCGACCACGAGCGAGGAGCCCGTCTTCCCGGGGAGCGCGCTCGCGCCCGACGCGCTGGTCGTCGCGGTCGGGGCCTACAGCGGGGAGATGCGCGAGCTCGACGGCGAGACGATCGAGCGCAGCGAGGCGGTGCTGGCGGACGTCCCCGAGGAAGCGATCGAAACGGGCGACCTGCGCGACAGCGGGCTCTCGGCGGCCGATCTGGTGCCTCTCTCGGACGTCTTCGAGGGAGGGTTCACGCGGCCGGAGGGGGTCGTCGTGGTCAGCAGCGTCGGTTCGGCAGTGTTGGACGCCGCGACGGCGGATCACCTGGTCGAGCGCGCGGAGAGCCAGGACCGCGGGAGAGTAGTCTCGCTGGAGTAG
- the purL gene encoding phosphoribosylformylglycinamidine synthase subunit PurL, whose product MSLSDSDREIVTGELGREPTRAEAALFENLWSEHCAYRSSRPLLSAFDSEGEQVVVGPGDDAAVVALPDHGSGEGETYITLGIESHNHPSYVDPYDGAATGIGGIVRDTLSMGAYPIALTDSLYFGDFDREHSRYLLEGVVEGISDYGNAIGVPTVGGSLAFHPDYEGNPLVNVACVGLVSEDRLVTAEAQEAGNELVLVGNATGRDGLGGASFASEDLAEDAETEDRPAVQVGDPYTEKLLIEANESLIDEGLIESARDLGAAGLGGASSELVAKGGFGAEIDLNRVHQREPNMNAMEILLAESQERMCYEVRPENVERVEAIAERFDLGCSVIGEVTEGNYTCTFEGSEAQRASDDTSGEQSEPRGRETVVDVPAEFLADGAPMNDLAHVEPEEPARDLPDVELREAFETVVGSPNTASREWVYRQYDHEVGVRTAVKPGDDAAVMAIREARAEPRSADGSSGENRETGTGLAISAGADPNWTGAAPYEGARAVAVENATNLAAKGATPLAAVDCLNGANPEKPAVYGGFRGIVSGLADACSALSVPVVGGNVSLYNDSATGPIPPTPTLAMVGTREGYDAPPTRLSGEGRLLVVGDPVLAGEAEPELGGSELLARFGGSDRFPAPSEGAPEFVAALAAAANDGGTLAVHDVSHGGLAVALAEMVGEAGARVDLSGGPTIGTLFGERAGRAVIETTDPEAVHERFEDVAPVSEIGEATPEKTLVIETDAGELSASAEEIRALRDVLERELD is encoded by the coding sequence ATGAGTCTGTCCGACTCGGATCGCGAGATCGTCACCGGGGAGCTCGGCCGCGAACCCACGCGAGCCGAGGCGGCGCTGTTCGAGAACCTCTGGAGCGAGCACTGTGCCTATCGCTCCTCGCGCCCGCTGCTCTCGGCGTTCGACAGCGAGGGCGAGCAGGTGGTCGTCGGGCCCGGCGACGACGCCGCGGTCGTCGCGCTTCCCGATCACGGCTCGGGCGAGGGCGAGACCTACATCACGCTGGGCATCGAGAGCCACAACCACCCCTCCTACGTCGACCCCTACGACGGGGCCGCGACGGGGATCGGGGGCATCGTTCGGGACACCCTCTCGATGGGCGCCTATCCCATTGCACTCACGGACTCGCTGTACTTCGGCGACTTCGATCGTGAACACTCCCGGTACCTCCTCGAGGGCGTCGTCGAGGGGATCTCCGACTACGGAAACGCGATCGGGGTTCCGACGGTGGGCGGCAGCCTCGCCTTCCACCCCGACTACGAGGGAAATCCCCTCGTGAACGTCGCCTGCGTCGGCCTCGTCTCGGAGGACCGGCTCGTCACCGCCGAGGCCCAAGAGGCGGGCAACGAGCTCGTCCTCGTCGGCAACGCCACCGGCCGGGACGGGCTGGGCGGTGCCTCCTTTGCCAGCGAGGACCTCGCGGAGGACGCCGAGACCGAGGACCGCCCCGCCGTGCAGGTCGGCGACCCCTACACCGAGAAGCTGCTGATCGAGGCCAACGAGAGCCTGATCGACGAGGGGCTGATCGAGTCCGCGCGCGACCTCGGGGCGGCGGGGCTCGGCGGGGCCTCGAGCGAGCTCGTCGCGAAGGGCGGCTTCGGCGCGGAGATCGACCTGAACCGCGTCCATCAGCGCGAGCCGAACATGAACGCCATGGAGATCCTGCTCGCCGAATCCCAGGAACGGATGTGCTACGAGGTGCGTCCCGAGAACGTCGAGCGCGTCGAGGCGATCGCCGAGCGCTTCGATCTCGGCTGCTCGGTCATCGGCGAGGTGACCGAGGGGAACTACACCTGTACCTTCGAAGGAAGCGAGGCGCAACGCGCCTCGGACGACACGAGCGGTGAGCAAAGCGAACCGCGAGGGCGCGAGACGGTCGTCGACGTCCCCGCGGAGTTCCTCGCGGACGGCGCGCCGATGAACGACCTCGCGCACGTCGAGCCCGAAGAGCCCGCACGCGATCTGCCCGACGTCGAATTAAGGGAGGCCTTCGAGACGGTCGTCGGGAGCCCGAACACCGCGAGCAGGGAGTGGGTGTACCGCCAGTACGACCACGAGGTCGGCGTGCGCACGGCCGTGAAGCCGGGTGACGACGCGGCAGTGATGGCCATCCGAGAGGCGCGGGCGGAGCCACGCTCCGCCGACGGGTCGAGCGGTGAGAACCGCGAGACGGGCACCGGGCTCGCGATCTCGGCGGGCGCGGACCCCAACTGGACGGGCGCGGCTCCCTACGAGGGCGCGCGGGCGGTCGCCGTCGAGAACGCGACCAACCTCGCGGCGAAGGGCGCGACGCCGCTCGCCGCCGTGGACTGCCTCAACGGCGCCAATCCCGAGAAGCCCGCGGTCTACGGCGGCTTCCGGGGGATCGTCTCGGGGCTTGCCGACGCCTGCTCGGCGCTCTCGGTGCCGGTCGTCGGCGGGAACGTCTCGCTGTACAACGACTCCGCGACGGGTCCGATCCCGCCGACGCCAACGCTCGCGATGGTCGGGACCCGCGAGGGCTACGACGCCCCGCCGACGCGGCTCTCGGGCGAGGGACGACTGCTGGTCGTCGGCGATCCGGTCCTCGCGGGCGAGGCGGAGCCCGAGCTGGGCGGCTCCGAACTGCTGGCCCGCTTTGGCGGCTCCGACCGGTTCCCCGCGCCCTCCGAGGGCGCCCCGGAGTTCGTCGCGGCGCTCGCGGCGGCCGCGAACGACGGGGGAACCCTCGCGGTCCACGACGTCAGCCACGGTGGACTGGCGGTGGCGCTCGCGGAGATGGTCGGCGAGGCGGGCGCGCGGGTCGACCTCTCGGGCGGGCCGACGATCGGGACCCTGTTCGGCGAGCGGGCCGGTCGCGCGGTGATCGAGACGACCGACCCCGAGGCCGTCCACGAACGGTTCGAGGACGTCGCGCCCGTCTCGGAGATCGGCGAGGCGACTCCTGAGAAAACGCTGGTGATCGAAACGGACGCGGGGGAGCTCTCGGCCTCGGCGGAGGAGATCCGGGCGCTCCGGGACGTCCTCGAACGAGAACTCGACTGA
- a CDS encoding ornithine cyclodeaminase family protein: MTEALFLTSDELADLAEPADYVDAVREGYRQRGEGAPAEPRTKLTNEEPPGMFTGYMAVLPETGAMGGYNYGAGFGERDAWFITPLFDSESGEPLAVLDGAYLNPFKTGAAGAVGVDALAREDANTLGLIGSGAQARGQLRATATVREFDSVRVYSRTRENREAFADEMDGIVDPVVEAVDSSADAVSGADVVITATNSPEPVFDGELVEPGTHVTAMGQYDTEKHELDATTVSRAKYVLDLRARTDRDAGSLMAAIEAGAIGVDHPHGELGEVLAGEIPGREDDEEITVFDSGGTGIETVAAAHMLYERASEAGRGTEIEFAPASEAMPGR; this comes from the coding sequence ATGACCGAGGCGCTGTTCTTGACGAGCGACGAACTGGCCGATCTCGCCGAGCCGGCGGATTACGTCGACGCCGTCCGCGAGGGCTACCGCCAGCGCGGCGAGGGCGCACCCGCCGAGCCCCGGACGAAGCTCACGAACGAGGAGCCGCCGGGGATGTTCACGGGCTACATGGCGGTCCTGCCCGAGACGGGCGCCATGGGCGGGTACAACTACGGCGCGGGCTTCGGCGAGCGCGACGCCTGGTTCATCACGCCGCTGTTCGATTCCGAGTCGGGCGAGCCGCTCGCGGTGCTCGACGGCGCCTACCTCAACCCCTTCAAGACCGGCGCCGCGGGCGCCGTCGGCGTCGACGCGCTCGCCCGCGAGGACGCGAACACTCTGGGCCTGATCGGCAGCGGCGCACAGGCCCGCGGCCAGCTCCGCGCGACCGCCACCGTCCGCGAGTTCGACTCCGTTCGCGTCTACTCGCGGACCCGCGAGAACCGCGAGGCGTTCGCCGACGAGATGGACGGGATCGTCGATCCAGTGGTGGAGGCCGTCGACTCGAGCGCCGACGCGGTCTCGGGCGCCGATGTCGTGATCACGGCGACGAACTCGCCCGAGCCCGTCTTCGACGGCGAGCTCGTGGAGCCGGGAACCCACGTCACCGCGATGGGCCAGTACGACACCGAGAAACACGAGCTCGACGCGACGACCGTCTCACGCGCGAAGTACGTCCTCGACCTCCGGGCGCGCACCGACCGCGACGCCGGCTCGCTGATGGCCGCGATCGAGGCCGGGGCGATCGGCGTCGATCACCCTCACGGCGAGCTGGGCGAGGTCCTCGCAGGGGAGATCCCGGGACGGGAGGACGACGAGGAGATCACGGTCTTCGACAGCGGCGGCACCGGGATCGAGACGGTCGCGGCCGCCCACATGCTCTACGAGCGCGCGAGCGAGGCGGGTCGCGGGACGGAGATCGAGTTCGCCCCCGCGAGCGAGGCGATGCCCGGGCGCTGA
- a CDS encoding PHP domain-containing protein, with the protein MLSVELHAHSALSHDGRDPVELLLEQAAAVGLDALAITDHDAIEASLEAAELAPDYGLVGIPGIEVSSAAGHVLGLGVEERVEAGLPYDETLERIHEAGGIAVVPHPFQSSRHGVGTRVSRDELARADAIEIYNSRLLTGRANRKAERFARSRGLPMTAGSDAHIGEMVGQAVTRVDTGGERSVDAISKGIREGRTTVDGKRTPWRISFRQAGGGAKRRVKRRVSSLLE; encoded by the coding sequence GTGTTGTCGGTCGAGCTCCACGCACACTCCGCCCTCTCGCACGACGGCCGCGACCCCGTCGAACTCCTCCTCGAGCAGGCCGCCGCCGTCGGCCTCGACGCGCTCGCGATCACCGACCACGACGCGATCGAGGCGAGCCTCGAGGCCGCAGAGCTCGCCCCCGACTACGGGCTGGTCGGGATCCCCGGGATCGAGGTCTCGAGCGCGGCGGGCCACGTACTCGGACTCGGGGTCGAGGAGCGGGTGGAGGCCGGCCTCCCCTACGACGAGACCCTCGAGCGGATCCACGAGGCGGGCGGGATCGCCGTCGTTCCCCACCCGTTCCAGTCCTCGCGCCACGGCGTCGGCACGCGGGTCTCACGCGACGAGCTCGCCCGCGCGGACGCCATCGAGATCTACAACTCCCGGCTGCTCACTGGTCGAGCGAACCGGAAGGCAGAACGCTTCGCGCGCTCGCGGGGCCTCCCGATGACCGCCGGCAGCGACGCCCACATCGGCGAGATGGTCGGCCAGGCCGTCACGCGGGTTGACACCGGGGGCGAGCGGAGCGTCGACGCGATCTCGAAGGGGATCCGCGAGGGCCGGACGACCGTCGACGGCAAGCGCACCCCCTGGCGGATCAGCTTCCGACAGGCCGGGGGCGGAGCGAAACGCCGCGTGAAACGCCGAGTCTCCTCCCTGCTCGAATGA
- a CDS encoding DUF3054 domain-containing protein gives MADLARFDRSALTVLLLVVDAAIIAGQLSYGLITHGTAPLADPLYTAETVAPFLLGWLLVAPMLGVYTARVRESIVETALAVIIAWTVAALVGIGLRATPWLVGGAPPTFVLVTVVTGLATLLPWRVLVALGVRSRR, from the coding sequence ATGGCCGACCTCGCACGGTTCGACCGATCGGCGTTGACGGTCCTGCTGCTCGTCGTCGACGCGGCGATCATCGCCGGACAGCTCTCCTACGGCCTGATCACCCACGGCACCGCCCCGCTCGCCGACCCTCTCTACACCGCGGAGACGGTCGCCCCCTTCCTGCTGGGGTGGCTACTCGTCGCGCCGATGCTGGGGGTCTACACCGCCCGCGTCCGCGAGTCGATCGTCGAGACGGCCCTCGCCGTGATTATCGCCTGGACGGTCGCCGCACTGGTCGGCATCGGATTGCGTGCGACCCCGTGGCTCGTCGGCGGCGCGCCGCCGACGTTCGTCCTCGTCACCGTCGTCACCGGCCTCGCGACCCTACTGCCCTGGCGCGTGCTCGTGGCCCTCGGCGTCCGTTCCCGCCGATAG
- a CDS encoding presenilin family intramembrane aspartyl protease PSH: MEQRRRVSIAVAGTVALFLTIQLGALALVEPFQSAGLQAVEDPDDPTNSLLYVGAILVATGLMLAAFKFDLQWLIRGMVVLASVFLSWYVLVVVLPPIFTVGGVHVLAVVGALAIGAGLALYPEWYVIDAAGVIMGAGAAGLFGITFGILPALVLLVVLAVYDAISVYGTEHMLSLADNVMEIKVPVLLIIPVSPGYSFLDAGGTDASEDDEPASEGRTDGESEPEPEPEPDDAPGRDAFFIGLGDAVIPTVLIASAAFFVQTPSLVPGIALTVPALGGMIGMLAGLLVLLWMVLQGRAHAGLPLLNGGTIAGYLVGALASGLTLTQALGLGPYL, translated from the coding sequence ATGGAGCAGCGCCGTCGCGTGTCGATCGCCGTCGCCGGAACTGTCGCCCTCTTCCTGACGATCCAGCTCGGCGCGCTCGCGCTGGTCGAGCCGTTCCAGTCGGCGGGCCTGCAGGCCGTCGAGGACCCCGACGATCCGACCAACTCCCTGCTCTACGTCGGCGCGATCCTCGTCGCCACGGGCCTGATGCTCGCGGCGTTCAAGTTCGACCTCCAGTGGCTCATTCGGGGGATGGTCGTCCTCGCGAGCGTCTTCCTCTCGTGGTACGTGCTCGTGGTCGTCCTTCCCCCCATATTCACCGTCGGCGGGGTCCACGTCCTCGCGGTCGTCGGCGCGCTGGCGATCGGCGCCGGGCTCGCGCTGTATCCCGAGTGGTACGTCATCGACGCTGCCGGCGTGATCATGGGCGCGGGCGCGGCGGGGCTGTTCGGCATCACCTTCGGCATCCTCCCCGCGCTCGTCCTCCTGGTCGTGCTCGCGGTCTACGACGCCATCAGCGTCTACGGCACCGAGCACATGCTCTCGCTGGCGGACAACGTCATGGAGATCAAGGTACCCGTCCTCCTGATCATCCCCGTCTCGCCGGGCTACAGCTTCCTCGACGCGGGCGGCACCGATGCATCCGAGGACGACGAGCCGGCCTCCGAGGGGCGGACGGACGGCGAATCCGAACCCGAACCCGAGCCGGAGCCCGACGACGCTCCGGGCCGGGACGCCTTCTTCATCGGCCTGGGCGACGCGGTGATCCCGACCGTGCTGATCGCGAGCGCGGCCTTCTTCGTCCAGACCCCCTCGCTCGTCCCGGGAATCGCGCTGACCGTCCCCGCGCTGGGCGGGATGATCGGCATGCTCGCGGGGCTGCTCGTCCTGCTGTGGATGGTCCTCCAGGGGAGGGCCCACGCCGGGCTCCCGCTTCTCAACGGTGGGACGATCGCCGGCTACCTGGTCGGCGCGCTCGCCAGCGGGCTGACGCTCACCCAGGCGCTCGGGCTGGGGCCGTATCTGTGA
- a CDS encoding NUDIX hydrolase, translating to METTRHFVATVYVVNDGATLLHEHGKLGLWLPPGGHIDRDELPHEAAKREVREETGLDVTLVCEHDDVSSPTVTSLPEPVHLLLEDINVHEAGVGHQHIDFVYYGRADSRELAPADGEQGTEAWEWVGPEELDERRFDADVARLGREAISLLE from the coding sequence ATGGAGACGACACGGCACTTCGTCGCCACCGTCTACGTCGTCAACGACGGCGCGACCCTGCTGCACGAACACGGGAAGCTGGGGCTGTGGCTCCCGCCCGGTGGCCACATCGACCGTGACGAACTGCCCCACGAGGCCGCGAAACGCGAGGTCCGCGAGGAGACGGGTCTGGACGTGACGCTGGTGTGCGAACACGACGACGTGAGCTCGCCCACCGTCACGTCGCTGCCCGAACCCGTCCACCTCCTGTTGGAGGACATCAACGTCCACGAGGCGGGCGTGGGCCACCAACACATCGACTTCGTCTACTACGGTCGGGCCGATTCGCGGGAGCTCGCTCCCGCCGACGGCGAGCAGGGGACGGAGGCCTGGGAGTGGGTCGGGCCCGAGGAGCTGGATGAGAGGCGGTTCGACGCCGACGTCGCCCGGCTGGGCCGCGAGGCGATCTCCCTACTCGAGTAG
- a CDS encoding MFS transporter, with translation MGRVSELYYGWVVVAACFLGSFVVFGLSYSFGVFFEPILEEFGRSRGATSVAFGVQSLMLYLGAVGVGVLVDRYGTRRMLAAGTVVLVVGLVATSRARSLPVLVFTYGVVTGLGMSVLFVVSYATVPRWFDRRQGLAGGLASAGLGMGMVVVAPVADVLIARVGWRSALLLLAGCAVALLAVAIAAVRDEPAAEQVPDHEFDGGFVESPRTGIDERLAAVGAIARSPAFLALFAGWLLVYTTLYIVLSHLVVHIVDLGLSRTVGATAVALIGGASVIGRVAIGHAADRVGRVPTFVVCSAIMGVATVALPALDTVAPLLLFAAVYGLAYGGNGALLAPLTADLFGRENINAVFGLVSVSLGLSGLVSPYLAGAGHDVLGTYAPAFVAAGLVALVGAATIAAAGRLST, from the coding sequence ATGGGTCGCGTATCGGAGCTCTACTACGGCTGGGTCGTCGTCGCCGCCTGTTTTCTGGGCTCGTTCGTCGTCTTCGGCCTCTCGTACTCCTTCGGCGTGTTCTTCGAGCCGATCCTCGAGGAATTCGGCCGCTCCCGCGGCGCCACCTCGGTCGCGTTCGGCGTCCAGTCGCTGATGCTGTATCTCGGCGCGGTCGGGGTCGGCGTGCTCGTCGACCGGTACGGCACACGCCGGATGCTCGCGGCCGGCACCGTCGTGCTCGTCGTCGGGCTCGTGGCCACCAGCCGGGCCCGGTCGCTCCCCGTCCTCGTGTTCACCTACGGGGTCGTCACCGGGCTCGGAATGAGCGTCCTGTTCGTCGTCTCGTATGCGACCGTCCCCCGATGGTTCGACCGGCGCCAGGGGCTCGCGGGCGGGCTGGCATCGGCCGGGCTCGGCATGGGGATGGTCGTCGTCGCGCCCGTCGCCGACGTCCTCATCGCCCGCGTGGGCTGGCGATCGGCGCTGCTTCTGCTCGCCGGCTGCGCCGTGGCGTTGCTGGCGGTCGCCATCGCGGCGGTTCGCGACGAACCCGCGGCCGAGCAGGTCCCCGACCACGAGTTCGACGGCGGGTTCGTCGAGAGCCCCCGGACCGGTATCGACGAGCGGCTGGCCGCGGTCGGCGCGATCGCCCGTTCGCCCGCCTTCCTCGCGCTGTTCGCCGGCTGGCTGCTCGTCTACACGACGCTGTATATCGTCCTCTCGCATCTCGTCGTCCACATCGTCGACCTGGGGCTCTCGCGGACCGTCGGCGCCACCGCCGTGGCGCTCATCGGCGGGGCGAGCGTGATCGGGCGGGTCGCGATCGGCCACGCCGCAGACCGGGTCGGTCGGGTCCCGACGTTCGTCGTCTGCTCGGCGATCATGGGTGTCGCGACGGTCGCGCTCCCCGCCCTCGACACCGTGGCGCCGCTCCTGCTGTTCGCTGCCGTCTACGGCCTCGCCTACGGGGGTAACGGCGCGCTGCTCGCGCCGCTCACCGCCGACCTGTTCGGCCGGGAGAACATCAACGCCGTCTTCGGGCTGGTGTCGGTGTCGCTCGGCCTCTCGGGGCTCGTCTCGCCGTATCTCGCCGGCGCGGGCCACGACGTCCTCGGGACCTACGCGCCGGCGTTCGTCGCCGCGGGGCTCGTCGCGCTGGTCGGCGCCGCCACGATCGCCGCCGCGGGCCGACTCAGTACGTAG
- a CDS encoding GNAT family N-acetyltransferase encodes MEPELLGWPPDGPKLELDYRSFSYAGKFVMTNTGKAVVREGDEIRAAAAFNEDRTDPATLWIRYITTHDEHRGEGLGPRLLGFVRERALERGYGTVRIAVNNPFAYEACHRAGFGYTGRETGIAELVLEAPAEPTTERYQKGLDVFRERDPEDPERSFLERKRGVDPPSGEDGRDG; translated from the coding sequence ATGGAGCCCGAACTGCTCGGCTGGCCGCCCGACGGGCCGAAGCTCGAGCTCGACTACCGGTCGTTCAGCTACGCCGGGAAGTTCGTGATGACGAACACGGGCAAGGCGGTGGTGCGCGAGGGCGACGAGATCCGCGCGGCCGCGGCGTTCAACGAGGACCGGACCGACCCCGCGACGCTGTGGATCCGATATATCACGACCCACGACGAGCATCGTGGGGAAGGCCTCGGGCCCCGCCTGCTGGGGTTCGTCCGCGAGCGGGCGCTCGAACGGGGGTACGGGACCGTGCGGATCGCCGTCAACAACCCCTTCGCCTACGAGGCCTGCCACCGCGCGGGCTTCGGCTACACCGGCCGGGAGACGGGGATCGCCGAGCTGGTCCTCGAGGCACCCGCGGAGCCGACGACGGAGCGCTATCAGAAAGGGCTCGACGTATTTCGGGAGCGTGACCCCGAGGACCCCGAGCGGAGCTTCCTCGAGCGGAAACGCGGTGTCGACCCGCCGAGTGGGGAGGACGGGCGGGACGGATAG
- a CDS encoding asparagine synthase C-terminal domain-containing protein, protein MHGASPALVDRAIESGDSLPGGRGFAGRLPDGRSVRDVLGRYPVFTERSSAGWAFSPAELEDPVSFPAGHAGDERVWTLPDPPAFVAEDEATERVASALEASLGIDDDGLAVAFSGGVDSAVVASRLDAPLYVVGFEGSHDLEAARESASAMGRELRTIECTHTDIERAVPIVARATGRANAMDVGIALPLFLVAERAVEDGHDRLAVGQGADELFGGYEKVIRADHRVEADSVRGATREVIASLPEQLERDVLSIRAAGAEPVAPLLDDRVVDAALRLDGPMLATEGERKRVFRRAARGFVPAEIADREKKAVQYGSLIAREIDRLARRAGYKRRMDDHVTQYVESLLE, encoded by the coding sequence ATCCACGGGGCCAGTCCCGCGCTCGTCGACCGGGCGATCGAGAGCGGCGACTCCCTGCCCGGCGGCCGAGGCTTCGCCGGCCGACTCCCCGACGGCCGGTCCGTCCGGGACGTCCTCGGGCGCTATCCCGTGTTCACGGAGCGCTCGAGCGCGGGGTGGGCCTTCTCGCCGGCCGAACTGGAGGATCCCGTTTCGTTCCCGGCCGGCCACGCCGGCGACGAGCGCGTCTGGACGCTCCCCGACCCGCCTGCCTTCGTCGCCGAGGACGAGGCGACCGAGCGGGTCGCGAGCGCACTGGAGGCGAGCCTCGGGATCGACGACGACGGCCTCGCCGTCGCGTTCTCCGGCGGCGTCGATTCCGCGGTCGTCGCCAGTCGCCTCGACGCCCCGCTGTACGTCGTCGGCTTCGAGGGCAGCCACGACCTCGAGGCCGCTCGTGAAAGCGCCAGCGCGATGGGGCGCGAGCTCCGGACCATCGAGTGTACCCACACCGACATCGAGCGGGCAGTACCCATCGTGGCGCGCGCCACGGGACGGGCCAACGCGATGGACGTCGGGATCGCCCTGCCGCTCTTTCTCGTCGCCGAGCGGGCCGTCGAGGACGGTCACGATCGGCTGGCGGTCGGCCAGGGCGCCGACGAGCTGTTCGGCGGCTACGAGAAGGTCATCCGGGCCGATCACCGGGTCGAGGCCGACTCCGTTCGGGGCGCGACCCGCGAGGTGATCGCCTCCCTTCCCGAGCAACTGGAGCGCGACGTCCTCTCCATCAGGGCCGCCGGCGCCGAACCGGTCGCACCCCTGCTCGACGACCGGGTGGTGGATGCCGCGCTCCGCCTCGACGGGCCGATGCTCGCGACGGAGGGGGAGCGAAAGCGGGTCTTCCGGCGGGCGGCCCGCGGGTTCGTGCCGGCCGAGATTGCGGATCGGGAGAAGAAGGCGGTGCAGTACGGCAGCCTGATCGCCCGCGAGATCGACCGGCTCGCCCGGCGGGCGGGCTACAAGCGTCGGATGGACGACCACGTCACGCAGTACGTCGAGTCGCTACTCGAGTAG
- a CDS encoding Gar1/Naf1 family protein: MKRVGEVVRTAQGLAIARCPEGSEPEIGTVVIDEGLSEVGRVVDVFGPVSRPYVAVTPDDRASLPKLLGGKLYAR, from the coding sequence ATGAAACGCGTCGGCGAGGTCGTCCGCACCGCACAGGGGCTGGCGATCGCCCGCTGTCCCGAGGGGAGCGAGCCCGAGATCGGCACCGTCGTGATCGACGAGGGCCTCTCGGAGGTCGGCCGGGTCGTCGACGTCTTCGGGCCCGTCTCGCGGCCCTACGTCGCCGTCACCCCCGACGACCGGGCCTCCCTCCCGAAGCTGCTCGGCGGGAAGCTCTACGCGCGGTAG
- a CDS encoding STAS/SEC14 domain-containing protein, which translates to MVERLPRSEGNSIGYSATDELSEGEYEEILADVEEAIEEHGSAKLLMDISGVSEPYAEFDAYEEDFGFYLRHGEDMECYAVVGDDSLIEWGTEASDLVTDTEIEFFEEDELDEAWEFVEDDSGKRRE; encoded by the coding sequence ATGGTAGAGAGGCTTCCCCGGAGCGAGGGCAACAGTATCGGCTATTCGGCCACCGACGAGCTGAGCGAAGGAGAGTACGAGGAGATACTGGCCGACGTCGAGGAGGCGATCGAGGAGCACGGGTCGGCGAAGCTGCTCATGGATATCTCCGGCGTCTCGGAACCGTACGCCGAGTTCGACGCATACGAGGAGGACTTCGGCTTCTATCTCCGACACGGGGAGGACATGGAGTGTTACGCGGTCGTCGGCGACGATAGCCTGATCGAGTGGGGAACGGAGGCGAGCGATCTGGTCACCGATACGGAGATCGAGTTCTTCGAGGAGGACGAGCTCGACGAGGCGTGGGAGTTCGTAGAGGACGATTCAGGAAAGCGTCGAGAGTGA
- the srp19 gene encoding signal recognition particle subunit SRP19, producing MVENVIWPAYLDAEVSRSKGRRVPGDLAVPEPTVDEIAAAAQQVGYDAVIERDRTYPREYEPRGRVLVRDADDASKNDLVQAIAAYVTAMRE from the coding sequence ATGGTCGAAAACGTGATCTGGCCCGCCTATCTCGACGCGGAGGTGTCCCGCTCGAAGGGCCGACGGGTCCCGGGGGACCTCGCGGTCCCGGAGCCGACGGTCGACGAGATCGCCGCCGCCGCCCAGCAGGTGGGCTACGACGCGGTCATCGAGCGCGATCGGACCTACCCCCGCGAGTACGAGCCCCGGGGGCGGGTGCTGGTCAGGGACGCCGACGACGCCTCGAAGAACGACCTCGTGCAGGCCATCGCCGCCTACGTGACGGCGATGCGGGAGTGA